The following proteins are encoded in a genomic region of Hymenobacter siberiensis:
- the secY gene encoding preprotein translocase subunit SecY encodes MNKFIESIKNIFAIEDLRTRILNTLFFIAIYRLGVYVVLPGVDPTQLKTGAAGLFGILDTLLGGAFSHASIFALGIMPYISASIVLQLLTIAVPYFQKLQKEGESGRKKINQYTRVLTIPIVLAQSVGFIATINAEAIINPGTFFTVSTMIIITAGTLFCMWLGEKITDKGIGNGISMLIMIGIVSRLPGAIIGEAAAKGVNKSLIFLLEMVVLFLVVMAVIVLTQAVRRIAVQYAKQVGGTTQLDAQRQFIPLKVNAAGVMPIIFAQSLMFVPAIVASVWQNQSDAASYIGVKFSDYTSWQYNLTFALLIIIFTYFYTAISVNPNQIADDLKRSGGFVPGVKPGRDTSEFIDEILTRVTLPGAVALALIAIFPAIALLLGVTRPFSAFYGGTSLIIMVGVVLDTVNQVQSYLLMQHYDGMMKSGKLRGRTAQPISVAS; translated from the coding sequence ATGAATAAGTTTATCGAGTCGATAAAAAACATTTTTGCGATTGAGGATTTGCGTACGCGAATCCTCAATACGCTATTTTTCATTGCCATCTATCGCCTTGGCGTGTACGTGGTGCTGCCGGGCGTAGACCCTACCCAACTAAAGACGGGTGCGGCTGGCCTGTTCGGTATCTTGGATACGCTGCTTGGCGGCGCATTCAGCCACGCGTCGATTTTCGCGCTGGGCATCATGCCGTACATCTCGGCGTCTATCGTGTTGCAGCTGCTCACGATTGCCGTGCCCTACTTCCAGAAGCTCCAGAAGGAAGGCGAGTCGGGCCGTAAGAAAATCAACCAGTACACCCGGGTTCTCACGATTCCGATTGTATTGGCCCAATCGGTAGGCTTCATCGCCACGATTAACGCTGAGGCCATCATCAACCCCGGCACATTCTTCACCGTTTCGACCATGATTATCATCACGGCTGGTACGTTGTTTTGCATGTGGCTGGGTGAGAAAATCACGGATAAAGGTATCGGCAACGGTATCTCGATGCTGATTATGATTGGTATTGTGTCGCGTCTGCCCGGTGCTATCATTGGTGAGGCTGCGGCTAAAGGCGTGAACAAGTCCCTGATTTTCCTGCTGGAAATGGTGGTTTTGTTCCTCGTGGTAATGGCTGTTATCGTGCTCACGCAGGCGGTTCGCCGTATTGCGGTGCAGTATGCTAAGCAGGTTGGCGGCACTACACAGCTGGATGCACAACGGCAGTTCATTCCCCTCAAGGTGAATGCTGCCGGTGTAATGCCCATCATTTTCGCGCAGTCGCTGATGTTCGTTCCCGCCATCGTAGCATCGGTATGGCAGAACCAGAGTGATGCCGCCAGCTATATCGGCGTGAAGTTCTCGGACTACACTTCGTGGCAGTACAACCTGACTTTCGCCCTGCTGATTATCATCTTCACCTACTTCTACACGGCCATCAGTGTCAATCCTAATCAGATTGCTGACGACCTGAAGCGGAGTGGTGGTTTCGTGCCCGGCGTGAAGCCAGGCCGCGACACTTCGGAGTTTATCGATGAAATCCTGACGCGTGTTACCCTTCCGGGTGCTGTAGCGCTAGCTCTTATCGCCATCTTCCCTGCTATCGCGCTGCTCTTGGGTGTTACGCGTCCGTTTTCGGCTTTCTATGGCGGTACGTCGCTCATCATTATGGTGGGTGTAGTGCTCGACACGGTGAACCAGGTGCAGAGCTACTTGTTGATGCAGCACTACGATGGTATGATGAAATCGGGCAAGCTGCGCGGTCGCACGGCACAGCCCATTTCAGTCGCTTCGTAA
- the rplO gene encoding 50S ribosomal protein L15 codes for MLNLSNLSPAYGSTKNEKRIGRGEGSTRGGTSTRGHKGAKSRSGYKRKSGFEGGQMPLQRRVPKFGFTNINRVEYKAINLDALATLLEKNSATTMDAAYFVANGLVSKNAKIKILGRGEIATAVEIHAHAFSKSAVEAIEKAGGKAVTL; via the coding sequence ATGCTTAATCTCAGCAATCTATCGCCCGCCTACGGCTCGACTAAAAACGAGAAGCGGATTGGCCGGGGCGAAGGCTCTACGCGTGGTGGTACGTCCACCCGTGGTCACAAAGGCGCCAAGTCGCGCTCGGGCTACAAGCGCAAGTCCGGTTTTGAAGGTGGCCAGATGCCCCTCCAGCGCCGTGTGCCTAAGTTCGGCTTCACGAACATCAACCGTGTAGAGTATAAAGCCATCAACCTTGATGCGCTAGCTACCCTCCTCGAAAAGAACAGCGCTACCACTATGGATGCTGCCTACTTCGTTGCCAACGGCCTGGTTTCCAAGAACGCCAAAATTAAAATCCTCGGTCGCGGCGAAATCGCCACGGCTGTAGAAATCCATGCTCACGCATTCTCGAAGTCGGCTGTTGAAGCCATCGAGAAGGCCGGCGGCAAAGCGGTTACGCTCTAA
- the rpmD gene encoding 50S ribosomal protein L30, translating to MAQIQVKLVRSAIDRPERQKRTVQSLGLNKLNSTATHEVNPSVMGMVKSVQHLLQVTEL from the coding sequence ATGGCACAAATTCAAGTAAAGCTCGTGCGCAGCGCCATTGACCGCCCCGAGCGTCAGAAGCGCACCGTTCAGTCCCTCGGCCTGAACAAACTCAACAGCACTGCTACCCACGAAGTAAACCCGTCCGTTATGGGCATGGTTAAGAGCGTGCAGCATTTGCTCCAAGTAACCGAACTGTAA
- the rpsE gene encoding 30S ribosomal protein S5, translating into MGADSDFKEKVVAINRVAKVVKGGRRFSFSAIVVVGDGNGNVGYGLGKANEVTDAIAKGIDDAKKNVVKVPMYKHTVPHLMEGRYGGGFVLIQPAAAGTGVIAGGAMRAVFESAGIKDVLAKSKGSSNPHNVVKATFAALAKMRDPLQIAQARGISLARVFNG; encoded by the coding sequence ATGGGTGCTGACTCCGACTTCAAAGAAAAAGTAGTAGCCATCAATCGCGTAGCGAAGGTGGTGAAAGGTGGTCGCCGCTTTAGCTTCTCTGCCATCGTGGTAGTGGGCGACGGCAACGGCAACGTAGGCTACGGCCTCGGCAAAGCCAACGAAGTAACCGACGCCATTGCCAAAGGTATTGACGACGCTAAGAAGAACGTGGTGAAAGTGCCGATGTATAAGCACACCGTTCCTCACCTCATGGAAGGCCGCTACGGCGGTGGTTTCGTGCTCATCCAGCCCGCAGCGGCTGGTACGGGTGTAATCGCCGGCGGTGCAATGCGCGCCGTGTTCGAGAGCGCCGGTATCAAGGATGTGCTGGCGAAGTCGAAAGGCTCGTCGAACCCTCACAACGTGGTTAAAGCTACTTTTGCAGCCCTCGCTAAAATGCGTGACCCGTTGCAAATCGCTCAAGCCCGTGGTATTTCTTTGGCCCGCGTTTTTAACGGTTAA
- the rplR gene encoding 50S ribosomal protein L18 codes for MAFDKATRRKRIQRIIRTKVSGTTERPRLSVFRSNTGIYAQIIDDTTGHTLASATSKKVTAEGGNGVALAAAVGRQLAAVAQEKGITKVVFDRSGYLYHGRVKSLAEGAREGGLNF; via the coding sequence ATGGCATTTGATAAAGCAACTCGCCGCAAGCGGATTCAGCGCATCATCCGCACGAAAGTGTCCGGCACTACGGAGCGTCCGCGCCTGTCGGTGTTCCGCAGCAACACGGGCATTTATGCTCAGATTATCGACGACACGACCGGCCACACCTTGGCCTCCGCAACGTCGAAAAAAGTAACCGCCGAAGGTGGTAACGGTGTGGCTCTGGCTGCTGCCGTAGGTCGGCAGCTCGCCGCCGTCGCCCAAGAGAAAGGCATCACGAAAGTGGTGTTCGACCGCTCGGGTTACCTCTACCACGGTCGCGTAAAATCATTGGCTGAAGGTGCTCGCGAAGGCGGCCTCAATTTCTAA
- the rplF gene encoding 50S ribosomal protein L6 gives MSRIGKLPISVPAGVAISVDNDNAVTVKGPKGSLTTQVDRDITVAIEDGVLTVTRPTEQKRHKAMHGLYRSLINNMVTGVSAGFEKKLELVGVGYKASLVGSTLELALGYSHNVYIALPGEVTATAVTDKGKNPIVTLNSIDNQLLGQVAAKIRSLRKVEPYKGKGVRFVGEIIRRKAGKTASK, from the coding sequence ATGTCACGTATTGGTAAACTGCCGATTTCCGTCCCCGCTGGGGTCGCTATTTCGGTCGACAACGACAACGCGGTGACGGTGAAAGGCCCCAAGGGCTCGCTCACTACGCAAGTAGACCGCGACATCACCGTAGCCATCGAAGACGGTGTTCTCACCGTAACCCGTCCAACCGAGCAGAAGCGCCACAAGGCCATGCACGGTCTGTACCGCTCGCTCATCAATAATATGGTAACCGGTGTTAGCGCTGGTTTCGAGAAGAAGCTTGAGTTGGTAGGTGTAGGTTACAAAGCCTCGCTCGTAGGCAGCACGCTGGAGCTGGCCCTGGGCTACTCGCACAACGTGTACATCGCCCTCCCCGGCGAAGTAACCGCCACTGCCGTTACCGACAAAGGCAAGAACCCGATTGTGACGCTCAACAGCATCGACAATCAGTTGCTTGGCCAGGTAGCTGCCAAAATTCGTTCGCTGCGCAAAGTGGAGCCTTACAAAGGCAAAGGTGTGCGCTTCGTGGGTGAGATTATCCGTCGCAAAGCTGGTAAAACGGCCTCTAAATAA
- the rpsH gene encoding 30S ribosomal protein S8, translated as MNTDPIADYLTRVRNAIKANHRVVEIPASNIKKEITKVLYHKGYIQSYRFDDSSVQGTIKIALKYNPTTKAPAITKLQRVSTPGLRQYVASDNLPRVLSGLGVAIISTSKGVMTEKECKTENVGGEVLCYVY; from the coding sequence ATGAACACTGACCCCATTGCCGACTACCTCACCCGGGTACGTAACGCCATCAAGGCGAACCACCGGGTGGTAGAAATCCCGGCCAGCAACATCAAAAAGGAAATCACGAAAGTGCTCTATCACAAGGGCTACATTCAGTCGTACCGTTTTGATGATTCGTCGGTTCAGGGCACCATCAAAATTGCTCTGAAGTACAACCCGACCACGAAGGCACCCGCCATCACCAAGCTGCAGCGCGTTTCGACGCCCGGCTTGCGTCAGTACGTGGCTTCCGACAACCTGCCCCGCGTCCTCAGCGGCCTGGGTGTGGCCATCATTTCCACCTCGAAGGGTGTGATGACGGAGAAAGAGTGCAAAACCGAGAACGTGGGCGGCGAGGTGCTGTGCTACGTGTACTAG